The Malus domestica chromosome 17, GDT2T_hap1 genome contains the following window.
gctccatctGATTGCAAAGGGTATTAAAGCCACCATCGAGACATCTATCGCCAACAAACCTGTTGACGAAGCTCAGAaggctactgcaatgatcttcattcgaatacacatccatgatgcactgcagactgAGTATCTCACTGAGGATGACCCACGCACCCTTTGGCTTGCTCTGGTCGATCATTCCGAAAAGCAGAAAAACACATACTTACctaaagcaagacacgactggcattATCTTCACTTCCAGGACTTTAagtccgtgaatgaatacaactctgaagtttgtagaatccatTTACTATTGAAATTCTGCAAAGTGGAACTAACCAAATCAAATCTCCTGAAgaatacctattcgaccttccatgccaccaatattgtcctgcagcaacaataaaGGGCACaaaaattcaccaagttttcagatttgatctctgttttaatTCTCGatgaaaagcagaaccaacttttgataaagaatcatcaagctcgaccaaTTGGCTCGAATGCCGTGCCTGAAGCGTATGCGATTAATTCTAGCAGCCATAAACGACGAAAGAATCGTCGTAGCCGTGGCAATGGGCGACAAGCCCTACCACGGCCCAAGGTCAACATAGTGCCGCACCTAAGGGAAGAAATGTGACCCAGCAATGTCCACCACTCGCCCCTAAGGCCCTAAACTTCAATAACAAGGGCAAAGCTTCCATTCAACCTACTTCTACTGAATATGTCGAGCTTCCCCTcaggctattgccaagtatcattcctgtcgtaagtctaactttgcacatgtggatcatcTGAAAGATGCAACTACGTCAATGGAGATATCAGATTTTCAGGAGGCGTCAGCTtctatggatgaataaattagacatgtttttggggtgtttacccctagtggccaAACCCACTAgaagtggccggccctacccctttatttttctaggtttatggtttaattttgaatattttttctaagtatttggaataatttgtttggttttggtttgttttgaattatggattgttatttgaatggatattattttctcaaattgcttaattgaatgaatggacttatatttatacatgtgaccaattcaatcaatttatttatagGTATGtgtagtggggaagttagttgtttggcaGATAATGCAACCACGGACACCATCTTGTGTGAACCACACTATTTTACAAACTTAATACCCAAGAAAACTGAtttgacaactctctcaggctcatccaacctgattgaaggatacggaaaggcacatatcatgttgtccaatggtacaatcttgaccattaaggaggcactctattctccacattCCAGAAGAACGTTGCTgggttttagagatattcgagataatcaacatcatattgaaaccactgaagataatggttctgaatttctttatATCACTTCATacaaatatggccagaagcgtattcacgagaagttggaacgtATGCCGAATGGGTTGTACATCATAACCATTCAAGGCATAGAAGCCCACAGTGTGGCCTGCCCTATGCATGAGTTTCAtgacactttgttgctttggcatgaccgtttgggacatcctggacctgacatgatgcgccgtatcctcaaatcttcacacgggcataagTTACATCTCTATGTTGGACTTCTGTCATGTAAAGcgtgttctttagggaagttgaatactcaactcttatatacaaagattattcacgacccccctaagtttcttcagaggattcaaaTGGACATTtatggacctatccaaccaacctacggaccatttagataatttatggtgttggttgatgcatcgacaagatggtcacatgtttaccTGTTGTCCACACATAATACCACGTTTTctaaactcctagctcaaatcattaagtTTAAGGCTCatcaccctgattatccgattaagTCGATTCGACTAGATAACGCTAGAGAGTTTACGTCACATGGTTTTAACGATTATTGCATATCAGTAGAGATTGATGTGGAACATCATGTAccctatgttcacacccaaaatggcCTGGCAGAAACTTTCACAAAGCGCCTTCAATTGATAAATCAGACTTTGGTTATAAGAACCAAAATGCTGGTATTTGCCTAGGGTtatgcaatattgcaagcagctatgttggtccacCTAAGGCCCACCGCTACTCAACCACATTCACTGTTACAATTGGTCACTGGATACGAGCCTAATGGCTAGCATTTACGGGTGTTTGGGTGCGCCATTTATGTGTCAATAGTGTCGTCGctatgtaccaaaatgggtcctcagagaaaaatgggaatctatgtcggttatgattcgccatAAATAGTTTGTTAATTAGAACCCTTGACaagagatctctttaccgcacattttgcggattgtcactttgatgagacagtcttcccgtcgttagggggagataagtaTGCTAACATTCCCGTAGAATGCCGAgaattgtcgtggtatgctctcactatgtctcatttagatcctcgcactgcccagtctgaaactgaggtgtgacgaattatagatcttcaaagtattgctcaaagcatgctgGATGCGtttaatgatctagcaaaggtaACAAGATCACATGTACCCACTGCAAACGCACATGCAACGATAGATGTACCCCACATACATCCACAACTTGCCTGGGAAGGCCAGACCATCCCCGAAGGTAGGGATGCCTCACCTTCCATGCGACAAGGTACATTGGCAGCTAGCCAATCATTTGCTCCGACCCTAAAGCATGGTATACcctttggttcaaaggattcacaaccctgGAAGAGGAAGATAAcaccaactagtgaccctagtttgaatttgaccatcgctcactcatctgttccaacgcatgaggttattctagattacggtgatgctTCAAATGAAACATGCCAGCCTttcgagaatcgtgagatttcgatCCACTACGTAGTATTGGATGAAGTTTGGAATATGAATGAAATGAACATCGACTGCATTCGCGTACTCAGTAGttactgacatcatgcttagcaatgacattgaaccacgtttcATTGATGCATGCCGACGTAGAATCGATTGGTTAAACTgaaaacaagcaatccaggtcgaactcgattcgctcGCGAAACGTAATATGTTTGGACCTATCGTTCATACACCACCACGCATGAAGCCCGTTGAcgacaagtgggttttcgtgaggaagcgtaatgagaataatgaaatagtgtgatacAAAGCACACCTCgtagcgcaaggcttctctcagcGTCCTGAGATTGATTACGAGGATACGTATTCCCCCGTCATGGACGTTATAACGTTCCgctacctaatcagtttggtagtttctgaaaaactgaatatgcagcttatggacatGGTAACTGTGTATCtttatggggatctagatacgaaaatttacatgaaagttccataaggacttccattgactagttcaaatagttctagaccaccaaaccctctctcaattaggttgaaaggttggttaaaaaaaattaggttgAAAGGGtcactctacggattgaaacaaaCTGGGctgatgtggtataaccgtctgagtgaatatttgacaagtcagggttatgtgaacaacaaaTTATGCACATtcgtgttcataaagaagtcacattccggatttgcaatcgttgcagtttatgtcgatgacatgaacctcatcagGACTCTCGCAAAGCTTAAGGAAATTGCTGCACACTTGAAATCGGAATttaagatgaaggatcttgggaaaacttgaTACTGTCTCggcctggagatcgagcattgttcggatgaaatcctagtacatcaatcgaactacacccaaaatgtGTTGTGTCGTTTTAATGaagataaagcgaagccttcgagtacacccatggttattcggactctagatgctaaatgagatcccttccatccaaaggaggatgaggaagagattttggaacctgaagttccttacctaagtgcaattggagctttattgtacttggcttagtgcactagacccgacatctccttcgctatgaatcttttggcaagatatagCAATGTGCCCACATGCaggcactggaatggtgttaaagacattttctgcTATCtcaagggtactacggatttgggcttgttctatacccACGAATCTTCAAGTGTTGCCACCTCCTATGGTCCTCggattgattctcgccttgttggttacgtAGATGTTGGATATCTGTCTG
Protein-coding sequences here:
- the LOC139193371 gene encoding uncharacterized protein codes for the protein MSNLNKLDFSALEVSGRNYLKWVQDVKLHLIAKGIKATIETSIANKPVDEAQKATAMIFIRIHIHDALQTEYLTEDDPRTLWLALVDHSEKQKNTYLPKARHDWHYLHFQDFKSVNEYNSECTRPDISFAMNLLARYSNVPTCRHWNGVKDIFCYLKGTTDLGLFYTHESSSVATSYGPRIDSRLVGYVDVGYLSDPHRARSQTGYVFTFGDTAISWRSTKQTLVVTSSNHAEILVLHEASHECFWLREVMKHQWSYISR